From a region of the Hymenobacter jejuensis genome:
- a CDS encoding metallophosphoesterase, whose protein sequence is MRRFFLSCCLLLLAGWGAPSAWAQKSAQTPHPTRPNYRRGGEKWESKTPPDSSHIRYSVFLIGDVGKPIAEADGGEPSLNFLRKQMLAAGDKSTVVYLGDNVYEYGMPPEGALDRKVSEERMTRQLDILRDYKGEKYMIPGNHDWKQGLNGAVDQVNREQRFVEDYLTKDSAAFEYTGDFFIPQNACPGPFEVRLQDDIVMIAINSQWFLQTQERPYGSNSGCGVANETDFFTQLEDIIQRNAGKNIVVVGHHPLFSDGIHGGYFTLADHFFPLSIVFKYAFLPLPIIGSVYPFARKYGGVSQDIPHPLYQAYRKGLLDIFNKYPNIVYAAGHEHNLQFFKEGNLSCIVSGSGCKTQHVKPGPGGEALFSDKEKGFARVNYYDNGEAWTEFWIPNDKGENGRLVFRTPLYAQQAAQVAEIQGNKNVKRPNFRDSTVTVAVNPEYNEHGKFHRFLFGEHYRKEWSTPVTFPVLDMATEKGGLMPYKVGGGKQTASLKVRNEEGRNYTLRGINKDPAAVLPEALREGAAKDILQDQISAQHPFGAIVIPPLATAAGILHTNPEIRYIPQDPLLEQYYDRFANTTGFLEEDAKDNQSDVASLGNATNLVGTDKVLERLRDDNDNRVNEKAFARSRLFDMWIGDWDRHEDQWRWAEKKDNDGDRKFTAVPEDRDIAFFKGDGLFPYLASRKWAIRNFQNFGYDYADYKGLNLTALANDRVFLASVTKEDWVKIAEKMKASLTNEVIDKALRDNWPKQIYDEHGPEIAAKLKSRRDLLPQLAADYYDVLNRVVEVKGSSKREKFEVRRLDGNKTQVIVTKINKEGELSKTLFDKTFDGNVTKDIRLYGFSGKDIYTVSGSAPSGPLVRIIGGTERDSIVDTSHVGGFLRRHKTQVFDADTNNVIIPGRETRLRLEPGIDVSRYDYPNRTDRKDYQLNYFGPTAYFGYNIDDGLFIGGGATYRTYGFRKTPFATEQSLAANWAPSRDAYNVRYLGAFTDIIGKFDLKVTAQLYGPQLLYNYFGEGNDTRNVLADNGEERVRNRDINDTYRIRFSRFYFSPVLEKDVFSFLKIGIGPQYDQFRVSSQDLGSEIQKGLDANGNGVSGAAIGVRASDFQLNRYLGGRAYINIDAASSPKNPRIGLRWYNEAQYNRQLNGDKLNYGRLTSEFRFYISPNFPFQLTWAGRLGGAHNFGDYRFYQANTLGGTTNLRGYRRTRYAGQSSLYGNLEARIQLFTFNAYLLPGKFGILGLADAARVYSNNDERTGLKSLHTALGGGVWVDILKQAVVNATYSVGEEKLVFIGFDFLF, encoded by the coding sequence ATGAGAAGATTTTTCCTGTCCTGCTGCCTGCTGCTACTTGCTGGTTGGGGTGCACCGTCCGCCTGGGCCCAGAAAAGTGCCCAAACGCCGCACCCCACCCGCCCCAACTACCGCCGCGGCGGCGAAAAGTGGGAGTCGAAAACACCACCCGACAGCAGCCACATCCGCTACTCGGTCTTTCTGATCGGAGATGTGGGCAAGCCCATTGCCGAAGCCGACGGCGGAGAGCCCTCCCTCAACTTTCTGCGCAAGCAGATGCTGGCCGCCGGCGATAAGAGCACCGTGGTGTACCTCGGCGACAACGTATACGAGTACGGCATGCCCCCCGAAGGCGCCCTCGACCGCAAAGTGTCAGAGGAGCGCATGACGCGGCAGCTCGATATTCTGCGCGATTACAAGGGTGAGAAATACATGATCCCGGGCAACCACGACTGGAAGCAGGGCCTCAACGGCGCCGTTGATCAGGTAAACCGCGAGCAGCGCTTCGTGGAAGACTACCTGACCAAAGATTCGGCGGCTTTCGAGTATACCGGCGACTTTTTCATCCCGCAGAACGCCTGCCCCGGCCCGTTTGAGGTGCGCTTGCAGGACGACATCGTGATGATCGCCATCAACTCACAGTGGTTTTTGCAAACCCAAGAGCGGCCCTACGGCTCGAACAGCGGCTGCGGCGTGGCCAACGAAACCGACTTTTTCACGCAGCTCGAAGACATTATTCAGCGCAACGCCGGCAAAAACATTGTGGTGGTGGGCCACCACCCGCTGTTTTCCGACGGCATTCACGGCGGCTACTTCACCCTCGCCGACCACTTTTTCCCGCTTTCCATCGTCTTCAAATACGCGTTTCTGCCCCTGCCCATCATCGGGTCGGTGTATCCGTTTGCGCGCAAATACGGTGGGGTTAGCCAAGACATTCCGCACCCGCTCTACCAGGCTTACCGCAAGGGGTTGCTGGATATCTTCAACAAGTACCCCAACATCGTGTATGCGGCCGGGCACGAGCATAACCTGCAATTCTTCAAGGAAGGCAACCTGAGCTGCATCGTGAGCGGCTCGGGCTGCAAAACCCAGCACGTAAAGCCCGGCCCCGGCGGCGAGGCGCTGTTTTCGGACAAAGAGAAAGGCTTTGCCCGCGTCAACTATTACGACAACGGCGAGGCCTGGACTGAATTCTGGATTCCGAACGACAAAGGCGAAAACGGCCGGCTCGTTTTCCGGACGCCGTTGTACGCGCAGCAGGCTGCACAAGTGGCTGAAATACAAGGCAATAAGAATGTAAAGCGCCCCAACTTCCGCGACAGTACCGTGACGGTGGCCGTGAACCCCGAATACAACGAACACGGCAAGTTTCACCGCTTTCTGTTCGGCGAGCATTACCGCAAGGAGTGGAGCACGCCCGTTACCTTTCCGGTACTCGACATGGCTACCGAGAAAGGTGGCCTGATGCCCTACAAAGTGGGCGGCGGCAAGCAAACAGCTTCGCTGAAAGTGCGCAACGAAGAGGGCCGCAACTATACGTTGCGCGGCATCAACAAAGACCCGGCGGCCGTGTTGCCGGAAGCCCTGCGCGAGGGTGCAGCCAAGGACATTTTGCAGGATCAGATTTCGGCGCAGCACCCGTTCGGCGCCATCGTGATTCCGCCGCTGGCTACGGCGGCGGGCATTCTGCACACCAACCCCGAGATCCGCTACATCCCGCAAGACCCCTTGCTGGAACAGTACTACGACCGCTTTGCCAACACGACGGGCTTTTTGGAGGAAGACGCCAAGGATAACCAAAGTGACGTTGCGTCGCTGGGCAATGCCACCAACCTCGTGGGCACCGACAAGGTGCTGGAACGCCTGCGCGACGACAACGACAACCGCGTGAACGAGAAAGCATTTGCCCGCTCGCGCCTCTTCGACATGTGGATCGGCGACTGGGACCGCCACGAAGACCAATGGCGCTGGGCCGAGAAGAAAGACAATGACGGCGACCGCAAGTTTACGGCCGTGCCCGAAGACCGCGACATTGCCTTTTTCAAGGGCGACGGCCTGTTTCCGTACCTGGCCTCGCGCAAGTGGGCCATTCGCAATTTCCAGAACTTTGGCTACGACTACGCCGATTATAAAGGCCTGAATCTCACAGCGTTAGCAAATGACCGGGTTTTCTTGGCTTCCGTGACGAAGGAAGACTGGGTGAAGATTGCGGAGAAGATGAAGGCCAGCCTCACCAACGAGGTGATTGACAAAGCCCTGCGCGACAACTGGCCCAAGCAGATTTACGATGAGCACGGCCCCGAAATCGCGGCCAAGCTCAAGAGCCGCCGCGACTTGCTGCCCCAACTGGCGGCCGATTATTACGACGTGCTCAACCGCGTGGTGGAAGTGAAAGGCAGCTCAAAGCGCGAAAAGTTTGAGGTGCGCCGCCTGGATGGCAACAAAACGCAGGTAATCGTTACCAAAATCAACAAGGAAGGGGAACTCAGCAAAACCCTGTTCGACAAGACGTTCGACGGCAATGTAACCAAGGACATTCGCCTGTATGGCTTCTCGGGCAAGGATATTTACACCGTGTCGGGCAGTGCACCGAGCGGGCCGTTGGTGCGCATTATCGGGGGCACCGAGCGCGACTCCATTGTGGATACGTCGCACGTCGGCGGCTTTCTGCGGCGCCACAAAACGCAGGTTTTTGACGCCGATACCAACAACGTGATCATTCCTGGCCGCGAAACGCGCCTGCGCTTGGAGCCCGGCATCGACGTGAGCCGCTACGATTACCCCAACCGTACCGACCGCAAAGACTATCAGCTCAATTACTTCGGTCCGACGGCTTACTTCGGCTACAACATCGACGACGGCCTGTTTATCGGCGGCGGGGCTACCTATCGCACCTACGGCTTCCGCAAAACGCCGTTTGCCACCGAGCAGTCGTTGGCCGCCAACTGGGCGCCCTCGCGCGATGCCTACAACGTGCGTTACCTCGGGGCCTTCACCGACATCATCGGCAAGTTCGACCTGAAGGTAACGGCCCAACTCTACGGCCCGCAGCTGCTCTACAACTACTTCGGTGAAGGCAATGATACACGCAACGTGCTGGCTGACAACGGCGAAGAACGCGTGCGCAACCGCGACATCAACGATACGTACCGCATCCGCTTTTCGCGGTTCTACTTCTCGCCGGTGCTCGAAAAGGATGTGTTTAGCTTCCTGAAAATCGGCATTGGGCCGCAGTACGACCAATTCCGGGTATCAAGCCAAGACTTGGGTAGCGAAATTCAGAAAGGGCTGGACGCCAACGGCAACGGCGTAAGCGGCGCAGCCATCGGCGTGCGGGCGTCCGATTTTCAGCTCAACCGCTACCTCGGCGGTCGGGCCTACATTAACATCGACGCGGCCAGCTCGCCCAAAAACCCGCGCATTGGCTTGCGCTGGTACAACGAAGCCCAATACAACCGCCAGCTCAACGGCGATAAGCTCAACTACGGCCGCCTCACTTCCGAATTCCGCTTCTACATCAGCCCCAATTTCCCCTTCCAGCTGACGTGGGCAGGGCGCTTGGGCGGCGCGCACAACTTCGGCGACTACCGCTTTTACCAAGCCAACACGTTGGGCGGCACCACCAACTTACGCGGCTATCGGCGCACGCGCTACGCCGGCCAAAGCTCGCTGTACGGCAACTTAGAGGCTCGCATTCAGCTCTTTACGTTCAATGCGTATCTGCTGCCCGGTAAGTTTGGCATTCTGGGGCTGGCCGATGCGGCGCGCGTATACAGCAACAACGACGAGCGCACCGGCCTAAAATCCCTACACACAGCGCTGGGCGGCGGCGTCTGGGTCGACATCCTCAAACAAGCCGTTGTCAACGCCACATACTCAGTAGGCGAAGAAAAGCTCGTGTTCATCGGTTTTGATTTTCTGTTCTAG